The Flavobacterium psychrotrophum region TTATCCCGGTATTAACATCATGTGCAACAAAGCTTTTGCTTCCCAGATTAAAGCGGCTGATTTTAATGGCTGTTTTGTTTTTAGATGTTTTTGCCATTTCAAATTTGGTTTCTACATCGCCCAGGGTGGGTTCGTTAGCCGGATGTTTAGTATCAGTCAGCATTACTGTAAAGACCTGTTCCTCGTCAAATTTGCCAAAGATGTAATAGGTTAGCACTACCGCTTCCGAACATGTGGCAGGCACAGCAAGCTTATACTTTTTGTATTGTTCAATTTTGGGTATTGCACCTGTAAGTGCATTACAGTTTATGTCTTGTGAGTAGGTAGTTATAGTAAGGGTCAGGAAAAAAAACAGGAAAATAGTTTTCATATTAATCCGGATTTAAGGCAATACGGGCCTTGATTTTTTAATCACTTCAATATAAAATTACAGGGATTGTTATTATAATAACCCAATTTAACAAAGTATTAAGCCTTGGAGGAAAGTCACTCTGAAAGCGCTTTTCCAAAATAAAAGAATGAATCAGACAGTCAAACGTTTTATTTTTACAACAGCTACAATAACTGTGGCGCCGCATTTTTGTACAAATGACCAGTAACATAAAAAAAGCTTATAACAGCATTTCGGGTAAGCCCAAGGCACTTTTGCAATGCTCACTATTTTGGATAAAATCCAATAAAATAAAAACTGCTATAGCCGTTGTGCTGTTAGTGGGTTATTACTTCTGCCTGCCACGGACACTTTTTGACGAGCCTTACAGTACGGTGATAGAAAGTAGCGGCGGCGACCTTCTGGGTGCACGTATAGCCCGCGACGGTCAGTGGCGTTTCCCGGCGCAGGACAGTGTGCCGTATAAATTCCGCGAATGCATAGTGTATTTTGAAGACCAGCATTTTTATCATCATTGGGGTTTTAATCCGGTGGCTATTGTAAAGGCACTAAAGCAAAACCACGATGCCGGCAGGGTAGTGCGTGGCGGCAGTACCCTTACACAACAGGTTATCCGCCTGAGCCGTGAGCATAAAAAGCGCAGCTACTTTGAGAAAATCATTGAAATAATACTTGCCACCCGCTTAGAATTCAGGGAGAGCAAAGACGAAATATTGGGCGAATATGCCGCACATGCGCCCTATGGAGGTAATGTAGTAGGACTACAAATGGCATCGTGGCGGTACTTTGGCATACAGCCGCACCAACTGTCGTGGGCAGAAACGGCTACACTTGCGGTACTGCCTAATGCGCCCAGCCTTATATTCCCGGGGAAGAACCAGGAGCTGCTTCGCGCCAAGCGAAATCGCCTGCTCAAAAAACTTTTTGACGAAAAGGTAATCGACAAAACTACCTACGAACTCTCGTTGCAGGAAAGCCTGCCCCAAAAACCATTCGACCTGCCGCAGGCTGCTCCGCATTTGCTACAGCGCGTGGCTAGAAAACACGAGGGCGAACACATAAAAACAACTGTAAATTACCAATTGCAAAACCGCGTAAACCAAATCGCGGCACGCTATTACCAGGAATATAAACAAAGCGAGGTGCACAACCTGGCCATACTGGTTATTGATGTAAAAACCCGAAACGTAATGGCTTATGTGGGCAATTCGCCTACCGATAAAGCCCACCAAAAAGATGTGGATGTAATACCTGCACCCCGCAGTACCGGCAGCATTTTAAAACCGCTATTGTTTGCTTCGATGCTCGATGCCGGGCAATTGTTACCTAATACCTTGGTTGCTGATGTACCCACACAAATTGCGGGCTACAGCCCCAAAAATTATGATCTGACCTATGATGGTGCCGTACCCGCACAGCAGGCTTTGTCGCGTTCGCTTAATATTCCTGCGGTGCTGATGCTTAAAGATTTTGGCGTACACCGTTTTTATGAACAGTTAAAACAATATAAACTCAGCAATATAAATAAAAGCCCTAACCATTACGGCCTCTCGCTGATGCTGGGTGGGGCAGAGAGCAACCTGTGGGATTTGTGCCGTACCTATGCCGGGCTTACCAGTACGCTCAACCATTTTACGGGTTCGCAGGCAAAATATTACACTAACGAGTTTACCGACCTGAACTGGGACAGTAGCATAACCCGAAACTTTGGTAAGGAAACCTACCAGAAACCGCAAACCGGGGCAGGTGCCATTTGGTGTACTTATAATGCCATGAAAGAGGTCAATCGCCCTGAGGGCGATGAGGCCTGGAAGTTTTACGACTCATCCTTAGAAATTGCCTGGAAAACGGGTACCAGCTTTGGCAGCCGCGATGGCTGGGCCATTGGCACTAATTCCCGCTATGTGGTGGGGGTGTGGGTAGGCAATGCTTCCGGCGAGGGGCGCCCGTCGCTTACGGGTGTGGGTAGTGCCGCGCCCATATTGTTTGATGTATTTAACTTACTGCCAAGACAAAAATGGTTTGCCCCGCCGTATAACGACCTTCAGGAGGCAGAGGTATGCGCCGTAAGTGGCCACCTTGCGGGCGAACATTGCCCTGTTGCAAACCAGTGGATTCCGCTAAATGGCAGTAAGACGAAACCGTGCCCTTATCACAGGCTCGTTCATCTTGATGCAGACAGGCAATTCAGGGTAAATAGTAGTTGCGAGAGTGTTGATAATATGGTAGCGCAAACCTGGTTTGTACTGCCCCCGGTTATGGAATGGTATTACAAGAACCTGCATATAGATTACCGCCCGCTGCCGCCCTACAAGCCGGGTTGCGAAGGTACAGCAGGTAGTTACATGGATTTTATTTATCCTAAAGAAGACGGGCACATTTACCTGACCAAAGATTTTAACGGGGTTGTACAGCCCTTTGTGTTAAAGGCAGCACACAGCGATAGTAAGGCAAAACTGTTTTGGTACTTAAATGATAAATACCTGGGCGAAAC contains the following coding sequences:
- the pbpC gene encoding penicillin-binding protein 1C, with product MTSNIKKAYNSISGKPKALLQCSLFWIKSNKIKTAIAVVLLVGYYFCLPRTLFDEPYSTVIESSGGDLLGARIARDGQWRFPAQDSVPYKFRECIVYFEDQHFYHHWGFNPVAIVKALKQNHDAGRVVRGGSTLTQQVIRLSREHKKRSYFEKIIEIILATRLEFRESKDEILGEYAAHAPYGGNVVGLQMASWRYFGIQPHQLSWAETATLAVLPNAPSLIFPGKNQELLRAKRNRLLKKLFDEKVIDKTTYELSLQESLPQKPFDLPQAAPHLLQRVARKHEGEHIKTTVNYQLQNRVNQIAARYYQEYKQSEVHNLAILVIDVKTRNVMAYVGNSPTDKAHQKDVDVIPAPRSTGSILKPLLFASMLDAGQLLPNTLVADVPTQIAGYSPKNYDLTYDGAVPAQQALSRSLNIPAVLMLKDFGVHRFYEQLKQYKLSNINKSPNHYGLSLMLGGAESNLWDLCRTYAGLTSTLNHFTGSQAKYYTNEFTDLNWDSSITRNFGKETYQKPQTGAGAIWCTYNAMKEVNRPEGDEAWKFYDSSLEIAWKTGTSFGSRDGWAIGTNSRYVVGVWVGNASGEGRPSLTGVGSAAPILFDVFNLLPRQKWFAPPYNDLQEAEVCAVSGHLAGEHCPVANQWIPLNGSKTKPCPYHRLVHLDADRQFRVNSSCESVDNMVAQTWFVLPPVMEWYYKNLHIDYRPLPPYKPGCEGTAGSYMDFIYPKEDGHIYLTKDFNGVVQPFVLKAAHSDSKAKLFWYLNDKYLGETKTFHEMTVRTGTGSYYITIMDEAGNEIRRKIKIEAPE